Part of the Rhizobiales bacterium NRL2 genome is shown below.
TTGATCAGTTCCGACGATTCCAGGGTCGTGAAGACGATGGGCGTCTCGTTGAGAAACAGTGGACGGTAGAGTTCGCGCATGACCTGCCGCGCATGCTCGCTGTCGACGCCGCAGACGACGCGGTTGGGCCGCATGAAGTCCTCGATCGCCGCGCCCTCGCGCAGGAACTCCGGGTTGGAAACGACGTGGAATTCCACTGCCGGATTGGCCTCGGCCAGAATGCGTCTCACCGCCGCGCCGGTGCCGACGGGCACCGTCGACTTGGTCACCACCACCTTGCGGCCGCCGGATGCAGCGGCGATATCGCGGGCGGCCTGGTGGACATAGCTCAGATCCGCCTCTCCGCCCCCCCGGCGGCTGGGCGTGCCGACGGCGATGAAGACAGCCTCCGCAGGCCCCACGGCAGCGGCCAGATCGGTAGTGAAGGACAGCCGTCCCGCCTGCACGTTCTTCTCGACCAGTTGTTCGAGCCCCGGTTCGAAGATCGGGATATCGCCCTTCTCCAGCCGGCCGATCTTCGAAGGATCCACGTCGACGCAGATCACCTCGTGGCCGAACTCGGAGAAACAGGCGCCCGAGACCAGGCCGACATAGCCCGCGCCGATCATTGCGACTTTCATGTAATTTCAGTCCCGTCGATCTAGAGGGTGGCGGCCAGTTCGCCGAGATGGGCCTTCAGACCGTCGCCGATCTCCCGATGGGCCAGACCGAAGGCGATCGTGGCCTGCAGGAAACCCAGCTTGTCGCCGCAGTCGAAGCGCCGGCCCTCGAAGGCGATGGCGAAGAAGGGCTGACGGCCGATCAGGGCGGCCATGGAATCGGTAAGCTGGATCTCGTTGCCGGCCCCCGGCCCCTGACGCTCCAGCACCTCGAAGACCTCGGGCTGCAGGATGTAGCGTCCGATGATCGCACGGTTCGACGGCGCCTGATCCGGCTTCGGCTTCTCCACCAGCGCCGTCACCTCGATCAGGTTGCCGTGCTGGAAGCCCGGCGAAATGATGCCGTAGCGGTCCGTATGCGCCGCAGGCACGTCCATCGCCGCGATCATGTTGCCGCCCTGGCGCGCCTGGGCATCGACCATCTGTTTCAGACAGGGGGTCCGGGCCTGGATCAGGTCGTCGGCCAGAAGCACGGCAAACGGCTCGTCGCCGACCAGATTGCGCGCGCACCACACCGCATGACCCAGGCCGAGCGGCTCCTGCTGGCGGGTATAGGCGATGGTGCCGGCCCTGGGCATCATGGAGGTCGCGATCTCCAGCATGTCCTGCTTGCCGCGCTCCTCCAGCATCGACTGCAGTTCGAAGCTGTGATCGAAATGATCCTCGATCGCCGTCTTGCCGCGGCCGGTGACGAAGATGAACTCCTCGATCCCGGCGGCGATCGCCTCCTCGACGGCGTACTGGATCAGCGGCTTGTCGACGACGGGCAGCATCTCCTTGGGCAGGGCCTTGGTCGCCGGCAGGAACCGCGTGCCCATGCCGCCGACCGGAAATACGGCCTTTCTCACTCTTCTGCCCATGTCACCGCTTCCGTCTTTTCCAACTTGTTATCGCGGGTTTTCTGCCACGCGGCGGCGGGCGCGACAAGCGCGCGCCTTACCGCTCCAGCAGCGCGTCCTTGGCCTCGTTCAGCTTGGCGGCGTACCACGCCGAGCCGCCCTGATCGGGATGGTACTTCTTCATCAGGCGCCGATAGGCCTCGCGCACGTCGTCATCCGAGGCGTCGTCGGGCAGTTCCAGGATCTCCAGCGCCTCGTGAACCGGCATGGCACCGGCCCGGCGCGCGCCGGCTTCCCGGCGCTCGCCGCCCGACGACCGGGCTTCTTCTCCACCGCCGGCTTCGCCGGGATGGGCGCGGGCCATATAGGCCTCGACCAGCCGGGCCGAATCGTCGTCCTCCATCCGGCAGGTCCGCAACAGATCGTCGAGTTCCCCGAATCCGAGCTCTGACAGCCGCCGGCCTTCGAATGGTCCCTCGCGCACCAGGCCGTCCATCTCGCCGGTGCTGTGGTCCAGCGTCATGTCGAGAAACCGCGTGCGCACGTCCGATGCGCCCTGGCCGGACGCGGAACCGCTGCCGAGACCCGGAATGCCGAGGCCCGGCATCCCCTGCCAGCCCAGACCCCGCGCCAGCAGCATCAGGCCGAACAGCCCCACCGGACCGCCCACGACGAACAGGCCGCGCAGCGTCAGCAACAGGCCGACGGCGCCCAGCACCACACCGCCGCCCAGGCGGATCGCCTGGGCGATGGTCTTCGGGTCTGCCTTCAACAGCGCCTTGCCCGCCAGCGCCGCGGCCAGCAGCACGCAGAATCCCAATACAAGCCAACTCACCTGCGACCCTCCGCGAACGGCTTCGCCTGTCGGCCCAAGACTGACAAGTCTTCCATCTCCCGTATATAGGATGCGGCAAACGGGATTGGGAGTTGAGGTTGACGGGGAGCCCGGAGGACCTGACGGCGCTGAAGAAGCGCCTGCGCGCGGATCTGCTGCGCCGCCGGGCGCACCGCGGCGGCAAGGGGCGCGCGCGGGCGGCGCTGAACCGCTGCCTGGCCCTCCGTGCCAGCTGGGCCGGCGTCCGCGTCGGCGTCTATCTCGGCTTCGGCCACGAACTGGATCCCCTGCCGCTGGTGCGGGCGCTGGTCCGCCGCGGCGCGGTGGTCGGCCTGCCGGTCGTTGTGCGCAACCGCCATCCACTTGTCTTTCGCCGCTATTTGCCCAATGTGCTGATGCAGCAATCGGGGTTCGGCATCTCCGAGCCCGGCGTCCGGGCCCGGCCGATCCGGCCGGATCTGGTGCTGGCGCCCCTGGTGGGGGTCGACCGGACCGGCACGCGGCTGGGCTATGGCGGCGGCTTCTACGACCGCACGTTCGAGCGGTGGCGGCGGCGCGGCCATCACCCCGAGATCATCGGGCTGGCCTTCGAAGCCCAGTTCGTGCCAAGGCTGCCGGCCGGCCGCCATGACGTCAGACTGCACGGCCTTATCACAGAGGCCGCATTCAGGAGATTCACGTGAAGGTCCTTTATCTGGGAGATCTCGTCGGACGCCAGGGACGCGACGCGGCGGTCGCGCGGATCCCCGAACTCCGTAAACGGCTCGCACTCGATTTCGTGGTCGTCAACGGGGAGAACGCCGCCGGCGGCTTCGGCATCACGCCGCCGATCTGCGACGAGCTGTTCGCCGCCGGAACCGACGTGATCGTCACCGGCAACCACGTCTGGGACAACCGCGACATCCTTCCCCATTTCCAGCGCGAGAACCGTCTGCTGCGGCCGGCGAACTTTCCCGAAGGCGCCCCGGGCCGCGGCGTCGGCGTCTATGACGCGCCCGGCGGGCGGCGCGTCGCCGTCGTCCAGGTGATGGGCCGGGTGTTCATGGACCCGCTCGACTGCCCCTTCCGCGCCGCCGACAAGGCCATCGAGGCCCATCCGCTGGGCCGCGCCGTCAGCTTCACACTGGTCGACATCCACGCCGAGGCGACCAGCGAGAAGATGGCCATGGGCCACCACATGGACGGCCGCGCTTCGCTGGTGGCAGGCACCCACAGCCACGTGCCGACCGCGGATCACCAGATCCTGCCGGGCGGCACCGCCTACATGACCGATGTCGGCATGTGCGGCGACTACAATTCCGTGATCGGCATGGACAAGCAGGAGCCGCTCCGCCGCTTCATGCAGAAGACGCCCGGCGGCCGCTTCTCCCCCGCAGGCGGCGAGGCGACGGTCTGCGGCGTCTATGTCGAGAGCGACGACCGTACGGGCCTCGCCCGCCGTGTTGAACCGCTCCGCATCGGCGGCCGTCTGGCCGAGGTCGTACCCGCCATCGCGTAGGCGCCACAGCCCGACATGTTAAATGGTCCGTTAACCTGACCGGACGTAATCTCCGGACGGCGGCAGCTCCCGTCGGGCTGGTGGAACGGGCAATGAAGGCGAACAACGTCCACTACGAAATTCTCGGACAGCGCGGCACCACCTGGACCATCCTGGCGGTCGCGGACGACCAGGACGAGGCGATCGCGAAGGCCAAGGAGGTCCGGGCCTCCTATCGCGCCGTCAAGGTCATGCGGGAGCGTTTCGACAAGGCGAGCAACACCTACCGCGCCGGCCAGATATTCTTCTCGGGCGCCCAGGCCAAACCGTCGAAGTACAATTCCGAGGAAGTGCCCAGCGTCTGCTGGAAGGTCGAGGACTTCTATTCCTACGAAGGCCGCCGCGCGATCAACCGCCTGCTCCGCACCGAACTGGTCGAATGGGGCATCACGG
Proteins encoded:
- a CDS encoding metallophosphoesterase, producing MKVLYLGDLVGRQGRDAAVARIPELRKRLALDFVVVNGENAAGGFGITPPICDELFAAGTDVIVTGNHVWDNRDILPHFQRENRLLRPANFPEGAPGRGVGVYDAPGGRRVAVVQVMGRVFMDPLDCPFRAADKAIEAHPLGRAVSFTLVDIHAEATSEKMAMGHHMDGRASLVAGTHSHVPTADHQILPGGTAYMTDVGMCGDYNSVIGMDKQEPLRRFMQKTPGGRFSPAGGEATVCGVYVESDDRTGLARRVEPLRIGGRLAEVVPAIA
- a CDS encoding 5-formyltetrahydrofolate cyclo-ligase produces the protein MTGSPEDLTALKKRLRADLLRRRAHRGGKGRARAALNRCLALRASWAGVRVGVYLGFGHELDPLPLVRALVRRGAVVGLPVVVRNRHPLVFRRYLPNVLMQQSGFGISEPGVRARPIRPDLVLAPLVGVDRTGTRLGYGGGFYDRTFERWRRRGHHPEIIGLAFEAQFVPRLPAGRHDVRLHGLITEAAFRRFT
- a CDS encoding UTP--glucose-1-phosphate uridylyltransferase, with the translated sequence MGRRVRKAVFPVGGMGTRFLPATKALPKEMLPVVDKPLIQYAVEEAIAAGIEEFIFVTGRGKTAIEDHFDHSFELQSMLEERGKQDMLEIATSMMPRAGTIAYTRQQEPLGLGHAVWCARNLVGDEPFAVLLADDLIQARTPCLKQMVDAQARQGGNMIAAMDVPAAHTDRYGIISPGFQHGNLIEVTALVEKPKPDQAPSNRAIIGRYILQPEVFEVLERQGPGAGNEIQLTDSMAALIGRQPFFAIAFEGRRFDCGDKLGFLQATIAFGLAHREIGDGLKAHLGELAATL